The proteins below are encoded in one region of Shewanella algae:
- the minE gene encoding cell division topological specificity factor MinE, whose product MSLLDYFRSSKKSSTAATAKERLQIIVAHQRGERGAPDYFPQMKQEIIEVIRKYVHISEEQVSVQLDQNDDNLSVLELNVTLPDRP is encoded by the coding sequence ATGTCATTACTCGATTATTTCAGAAGCAGCAAGAAAAGCAGCACCGCGGCAACCGCCAAGGAACGTTTGCAGATCATCGTTGCCCATCAACGCGGCGAGCGCGGGGCACCGGATTACTTTCCGCAGATGAAGCAGGAGATAATTGAAGTGATCCGCAAGTATGTGCACATCTCCGAAGAGCAGGTATCTGTGCAGCTGGATCAAAACGATGACAACCTGTCGGTACTCGAGCTCAATGTAACTCTGCCGGACCGCCCTTGA
- the tsaB gene encoding tRNA (adenosine(37)-N6)-threonylcarbamoyltransferase complex dimerization subunit type 1 TsaB, which yields MTSTTLANSPVILALDTCTELCSAALAWQDGSIAESVDAPREHSQRLLPMIENLLSQSGLKMQDIGLIAYGRGPGSFTGIRICTSMTQGLALGLDVPVIGISTLAAMAQQAITEHGAQQVICAIDARMGEIYWAAFAQESGMAKLVGIEQVSAPETMTSPFANTDKVYCCGTGFDAYPTLLQHAENLTLLDAVKYPQASAMLALASLGWQQGQATSVDELAPVYLRDTVAWKKLPGRE from the coding sequence ATGACATCGACTACACTTGCCAATTCTCCTGTTATTCTGGCTCTGGATACCTGTACCGAACTCTGCTCAGCGGCGCTGGCATGGCAAGATGGCAGTATTGCGGAATCTGTCGATGCGCCCCGTGAACACAGCCAAAGATTGCTGCCCATGATAGAGAACTTGCTGAGCCAATCCGGGCTCAAGATGCAGGATATCGGCCTTATCGCCTATGGCCGTGGGCCGGGGAGTTTCACCGGTATCCGTATCTGCACCTCTATGACTCAAGGGTTGGCGCTGGGGCTGGATGTACCTGTAATCGGCATCTCTACCTTGGCCGCCATGGCGCAGCAAGCGATAACTGAACATGGTGCGCAGCAGGTGATTTGTGCCATAGATGCCCGCATGGGCGAAATCTATTGGGCGGCGTTTGCGCAGGAATCCGGTATGGCCAAACTGGTTGGCATAGAGCAAGTGAGCGCCCCTGAGACAATGACCTCGCCCTTTGCCAATACGGACAAGGTGTATTGCTGCGGCACTGGGTTTGATGCCTACCCGACACTTTTACAACATGCCGAAAACTTGACCTTGCTGGATGCGGTGAAATATCCTCAAGCCAGTGCTATGCTTGCTTTGGCAAGCCTAGGTTGGCAACAAGGGCAGGCCACCTCGGTCGATGAGCTGGCGCCTGTGTATTTGCGAGATACAGTTGCCTGGAAGAAACTGCCGGGAAGGGAATAG
- a CDS encoding membrane protein produces MSSLSQSSNETAVSRLKRAFVAGIWATLISIAIGFSFKVWLASWVPKADLAIYHTVIDIISLSLILMTGFRSSMVVSYSQTRNDRDIINIFRYVLILVVLLTWGIILPYIKHKLAIDVEYLQLVGIIVSMGLKVYFTNLVAMYRLYEISNKVTWMEPLSLVLAFALCYYGLSMAPLGALFYATTLSSLIIAAFMYLRRRRQIATAPLAKVNLEPALKSFMKRSVTASLEAGSSILMIYITVLLTIRYFSVEELGDFQVVVRPVFTYMTLLFVFPIYRFVLPELAVCVRARDNEQIRAIKHWLYKLALIVSISFFVVMLLGGESLFRMLFPPQYHGAVPVLLHYAIFFIFLMLNGYQLAYIKAEGYFNASLLIRLAGIITLVGAFFLLRQLTANVVAVILALGCGYLMMYLIGALVERHIRHSKAQASPAVS; encoded by the coding sequence ATGTCCAGCCTCTCTCAGTCTTCCAACGAAACCGCAGTTTCGCGGTTGAAACGTGCCTTTGTCGCCGGTATTTGGGCCACTCTCATCAGCATAGCCATCGGGTTTTCCTTTAAAGTCTGGCTCGCAAGCTGGGTTCCCAAGGCGGATCTGGCTATCTACCACACGGTTATCGACATCATCTCGCTGTCACTGATCCTGATGACAGGCTTTCGCTCGTCTATGGTGGTGTCCTACAGCCAGACCCGCAACGACAGGGATATCATCAATATTTTCCGCTATGTGCTGATCCTTGTAGTGCTGCTGACCTGGGGCATCATACTGCCCTATATCAAGCACAAACTCGCCATAGATGTGGAGTACCTGCAACTGGTGGGCATCATAGTCAGCATGGGGCTCAAGGTGTACTTTACCAACCTGGTTGCCATGTATCGTCTCTATGAAATCAGTAACAAGGTTACCTGGATGGAGCCGCTGTCTTTGGTGCTGGCCTTTGCCCTGTGTTACTACGGGCTGAGTATGGCGCCGCTGGGGGCACTCTTTTACGCTACGACGCTGTCGTCTCTGATTATCGCGGCCTTTATGTATCTGAGAAGGCGGCGTCAAATCGCCACCGCGCCGCTCGCCAAGGTCAATCTAGAGCCGGCGCTGAAAAGCTTTATGAAGCGCAGTGTCACCGCCTCGCTCGAAGCCGGCTCCAGCATTCTGATGATCTATATTACCGTACTGCTGACCATACGTTATTTCAGTGTCGAAGAGCTGGGGGATTTCCAAGTGGTGGTCAGGCCGGTATTTACTTACATGACCTTGCTGTTTGTATTCCCTATCTACCGCTTCGTACTGCCGGAATTGGCGGTCTGTGTTCGCGCCCGGGACAATGAACAGATCCGCGCCATCAAACACTGGCTCTACAAGCTGGCGCTGATTGTCAGCATCAGTTTCTTTGTTGTCATGCTGCTGGGCGGCGAGAGTCTATTCAGAATGCTGTTTCCACCCCAGTATCACGGCGCCGTCCCGGTACTGCTGCACTATGCCATTTTCTTCATCTTTCTGATGCTCAACGGTTATCAACTGGCCTATATCAAGGCCGAAGGCTACTTCAATGCCAGTTTGCTGATCCGCCTGGCCGGCATCATTACTCTGGTAGGCGCCTTCTTCCTGCTCAGACAACTGACGGCCAATGTGGTGGCGGTGATCCTCGCCCTCGGCTGCGGTTACTTGATGATGTACCTGATAGGCGCTCTGGTGGAGCGCCATATCCGCCACAGTAAAGCCCAGGCTTCACCGGCCGTTTCCTAA
- a CDS encoding zinc dependent phospholipase C family protein, giving the protein MPGAYAHLTLVNSLRQPLELEAVTHMPKAAIRALLKHFKYCELGAVSPDYPYLALNDRQQAKSWADKMHYQHSGEMLKAGVRHLACSEGEERDKGLAWLLGYCAHVITDVTVHPVIEMKVGPYKENADAHRHCEMHQDAYIYPKLNLGAIGLSEHLDSGIAACCDATGQKLDPVIERLWDNCFKDVYIEEWANNAPAINDWHKGFITVVDKIAEEGNRLLPFARHLGVKFAVLYPEQEQIEKTYLTLTTPEGDMHYDAIFLRARENVKHFWQLIASGVLEQDSAYLESIKDWNLDTGRDAAGKLAFWQELTPT; this is encoded by the coding sequence ATGCCAGGCGCCTATGCACACCTCACACTGGTCAATAGCCTCAGACAGCCACTTGAGCTGGAGGCGGTTACCCATATGCCCAAGGCCGCTATTCGCGCCTTACTGAAACACTTCAAGTACTGCGAGCTTGGGGCTGTCAGCCCGGATTATCCCTATCTCGCTCTCAATGACCGCCAACAGGCCAAAAGTTGGGCCGACAAGATGCATTACCAGCATAGCGGCGAAATGCTCAAAGCCGGCGTTCGTCACCTGGCCTGCAGTGAAGGGGAAGAACGCGACAAGGGCCTGGCCTGGTTGCTGGGCTATTGTGCCCATGTGATCACAGATGTCACTGTCCATCCGGTTATTGAGATGAAAGTAGGCCCCTACAAAGAAAACGCCGATGCCCACAGGCATTGTGAAATGCATCAGGATGCCTATATCTATCCCAAGCTCAATCTCGGGGCAATCGGTCTGTCCGAACACCTGGATTCCGGCATTGCCGCCTGCTGCGATGCCACAGGCCAGAAGCTGGATCCTGTCATAGAGAGATTGTGGGACAACTGCTTCAAAGATGTATATATAGAGGAATGGGCCAATAATGCGCCCGCCATCAATGACTGGCATAAAGGCTTTATCACTGTGGTGGACAAGATTGCCGAGGAAGGCAACAGACTGCTGCCGTTTGCCCGCCACCTGGGCGTCAAGTTCGCCGTCCTATACCCTGAGCAGGAGCAGATTGAAAAAACGTATTTAACCCTGACCACCCCTGAAGGCGATATGCACTATGACGCAATTTTTCTGCGCGCCAGAGAAAACGTCAAACACTTTTGGCAACTTATCGCCAGCGGTGTGCTGGAGCAAGATAGCGCCTATCTGGAAAGTATCAAAGATTGGAATTTGGACACGGGCCGGGATGCCGCAGGTAAACTGGCCTTTTGGCAAGAACTAACGCCGACCTAG
- a CDS encoding M50 family metallopeptidase — MSTPDSPAADNAFVKPSHSLPLPGRGQFLLELLLALMLTHLPYVSVPFKWLESYFHELSHALATLLSGGIVSHIQLFPSGAGFCFSQGGWPLLIGFSGYLGAAFWGCLLYHLATWPRGIRISFAFIGALVLLTILLWGRDLLTLSILISLSVLFLLPLKFGGNRLLSGSLRLVALMVMLNALASPAVLLGLDDRGDAVLLAEHSWVPAFVWVLLWFASGLLALLLCWRRIDGKSN; from the coding sequence ATGTCTACGCCTGACAGTCCCGCAGCCGATAACGCTTTTGTAAAACCTTCCCATTCACTGCCGTTGCCGGGAAGAGGCCAGTTTCTGCTGGAACTCTTGCTGGCCTTGATGTTGACTCATCTGCCCTATGTCTCTGTACCCTTCAAATGGTTGGAAAGCTATTTCCATGAATTGTCCCATGCGCTGGCAACGCTGTTAAGCGGCGGGATTGTCAGCCATATCCAACTCTTTCCGAGTGGCGCCGGTTTCTGCTTCAGTCAGGGCGGCTGGCCGCTCCTTATCGGATTCAGCGGTTATTTGGGGGCGGCCTTTTGGGGCTGCCTGCTTTACCACCTGGCTACTTGGCCGCGGGGGATCCGTATAAGTTTTGCCTTTATCGGCGCCTTGGTGCTGCTCACCATACTGCTGTGGGGGCGGGACTTACTGACCCTGAGTATCCTCATTAGTCTGAGTGTATTGTTTCTGCTGCCGCTGAAATTTGGCGGCAATCGACTGCTCAGCGGCAGCCTGCGCCTGGTGGCCTTGATGGTGATGCTCAATGCGCTTGCCAGTCCTGCTGTGTTGCTGGGGCTGGACGATAGGGGGGATGCGGTATTGCTGGCTGAGCACAGCTGGGTGCCTGCGTTCGTCTGGGTATTGCTGTGGTTCGCTTCCGGCTTATTGGCGCTACTGCTTTGCTGGCGCCGCATAGATGGAAAATCAAACTGA
- a CDS encoding alpha/beta fold hydrolase, producing MWQPSAPVKALKIPLPHLTLAAQCWGAEDKPLLLALHGWLDNSNSFAPLAEKLMNDYRILAIDWPGHGLSGHRPGRYPLHWIDYLYDLELLLDHLAGDAPVTLLGHSLGGIVASAYAAAFPERVDKLLLIEAFAPLYEAVEQAKPRLRKSFAAHKRMLGSKRSQVVYDSIEPAIKARVQLTGLAEPWSRLLVTRNMQIDAQGASWRSDPRLRLDSPMRLCFEQVASLMQGIAIPSLLITGEQGFPGLVQSLPQARAWYRDLQIVQLPGDHHLHMGNTDEVAQTLAGFLQGRKSNPGD from the coding sequence ATGTGGCAACCTTCCGCCCCCGTAAAAGCACTGAAGATCCCGCTGCCGCACCTCACGCTGGCTGCCCAATGCTGGGGAGCGGAAGATAAGCCGCTGTTACTGGCATTGCATGGATGGCTGGATAACAGTAACAGCTTTGCCCCTTTGGCCGAGAAGCTGATGAATGATTATCGTATTCTTGCCATTGATTGGCCTGGACATGGTTTATCGGGTCACAGGCCAGGGCGTTATCCGCTGCACTGGATTGATTATCTGTATGATCTTGAGCTGCTGCTGGACCACTTGGCCGGCGATGCACCAGTCACTCTGTTGGGGCACTCCCTTGGGGGGATCGTTGCCAGTGCTTATGCTGCAGCGTTTCCTGAACGAGTCGATAAGTTGCTGTTGATTGAAGCCTTCGCTCCTCTCTATGAGGCGGTGGAGCAGGCCAAACCCAGGCTGAGAAAGAGCTTTGCTGCCCACAAGCGTATGCTCGGCAGCAAACGTAGCCAAGTGGTTTATGACAGTATTGAGCCGGCCATCAAAGCCAGAGTGCAGTTGACCGGATTGGCCGAGCCCTGGTCCAGATTATTGGTGACGCGCAATATGCAAATTGATGCCCAGGGTGCCAGTTGGCGCAGTGACCCAAGGCTACGACTCGACTCGCCGATGCGACTTTGTTTTGAGCAGGTAGCATCCCTGATGCAGGGGATCGCCATCCCCAGCTTACTTATCACGGGTGAACAGGGATTTCCTGGACTGGTGCAGAGTTTACCTCAGGCCCGCGCCTGGTACAGGGATTTGCAGATAGTACAACTACCAGGGGATCACCATCTACATATGGGGAACACCGATGAGGTAGCGCAAACTCTGGCCGGATTTCTCCAAGGTAGAAAATCCAATCCGGGGGACTAG
- the minD gene encoding septum site-determining protein MinD has product MAQIIVVTSGKGGVGKTTSSAAIATGLALKGHKTVVIDFDIGLRNLDLVMGCERRVVYDFVNVINGESNLNQTLIKDKRCDKLFVLPASQTRDKDALTKEGVGKVLDDLSKDFDYIICDSPAGIETGAMMALYFADIAIVTTNPEVSSVRDSDRILGMLQSRSRRAEQGLEPIKEYLLLTRYSPARVKTGEMLSVEDVQEILAIQLLGVIPESQAVLKASNSGVPVIIDHDSDAGQAYEDTVARLLGEELPLRFVAEEKKGFLKRIFGS; this is encoded by the coding sequence ATCGCTACCGGCTTGGCGCTTAAAGGACACAAGACTGTTGTTATCGATTTTGATATCGGCCTGCGTAATCTGGATTTGGTCATGGGCTGTGAGCGTCGGGTTGTTTACGACTTTGTCAATGTCATCAACGGCGAGTCCAATCTGAACCAAACGCTGATCAAAGATAAACGCTGCGATAAACTGTTCGTTTTACCGGCTTCCCAAACCAGGGACAAAGATGCCCTGACCAAAGAAGGTGTCGGCAAGGTACTTGATGATTTGAGCAAAGACTTTGACTACATCATCTGTGACTCTCCGGCAGGTATTGAAACCGGCGCCATGATGGCACTCTATTTTGCCGATATCGCCATAGTGACAACCAACCCTGAGGTCAGCTCGGTCAGAGACTCAGACAGGATCCTTGGCATGCTGCAAAGCCGTAGCCGTCGTGCCGAGCAAGGGCTTGAGCCCATCAAGGAATATCTGCTGCTGACTCGCTACTCCCCTGCCAGAGTGAAAACCGGCGAAATGCTCAGTGTGGAGGATGTGCAGGAAATTCTCGCAATACAACTGCTCGGAGTTATTCCTGAGTCTCAGGCAGTGCTCAAGGCTTCCAACTCAGGGGTGCCGGTGATCATAGATCACGACAGCGATGCCGGACAGGCCTACGAGGACACTGTGGCTCGTCTGCTGGGTGAAGAGCTTCCGCTGCGCTTCGTCGCGGAAGAGAAGAAGGGATTCCTTAAACGAATATTTGGTAGCTAA
- the fadD gene encoding long-chain-fatty-acid--CoA ligase FadD, whose product MDQPWINSLPADVPAEIDASRYASLLEMLESAVNTYADQPAFVNMGATLTYRKLEERSRAFAAYLQNDLKLQKGDRVAIMMPNLLQYPIALFGVLRAGMVVVNVNPLYTPRELKHQLVDSGAKAIVVVSNFASTLEQVVDQTPVKNVIITGLGDLLSAPKRTLVNFVVKYIKRLVPKYSLPHAISMRRALRAGKKAQYVKPVVKSDDIAFLQYTGGTTGVSKGAMLSHGNIVANVLQANGAYAPLLNDGKEFVVTALPLYHIFALTVNCLLFLHKGANNLLITNPRDIPGFVAELKKTPFTALTGVNTLFNALVNSEEFAALDFSRLKLSIGGGMAVQRAVADKWQNITKTRLLEGYGLTEASPLVACCPYDLAGYNGSIGLPAPSTQIQVRGDDGQVLPQGETGELFAKGPQVMMGYWQRPEETAKVIDKDGWLATGDIGYMDEKGFFYIVDRKKDMILVSGFNVFPNEVEEVVALHPKVVEVAAVGVPHEVSGELVKIFVVAKDKSLTEKELIKHCRHHLTGYKVPKLVEFRDELPKTNVGKILRRELRDEAKSA is encoded by the coding sequence GTGGACCAGCCCTGGATTAACAGTTTGCCTGCCGACGTGCCTGCCGAAATTGATGCCAGCCGCTATGCTTCCTTGCTGGAGATGTTGGAATCAGCGGTCAATACCTATGCCGACCAACCCGCATTCGTCAATATGGGCGCAACCCTGACGTACCGAAAACTGGAAGAGCGCAGCCGTGCCTTCGCCGCTTATTTGCAAAATGATCTCAAATTGCAAAAGGGCGATCGGGTGGCGATCATGATGCCGAACCTGCTGCAATATCCCATCGCCCTGTTTGGTGTGTTGCGGGCCGGCATGGTAGTGGTCAATGTCAATCCGCTTTATACCCCAAGAGAGCTCAAACATCAGTTGGTCGACTCCGGCGCCAAGGCGATAGTGGTGGTGTCCAACTTTGCCAGCACACTGGAGCAAGTGGTCGATCAAACTCCGGTCAAAAACGTCATTATCACAGGGCTTGGCGATCTCTTGAGTGCGCCTAAGCGTACCCTGGTTAATTTTGTGGTGAAGTATATCAAGCGCCTGGTGCCCAAATACTCTCTGCCACACGCCATCTCTATGCGCCGGGCGCTTCGGGCCGGTAAAAAGGCGCAATACGTCAAGCCTGTGGTCAAGAGTGATGATATCGCCTTTTTACAGTATACCGGCGGTACCACTGGCGTTTCCAAGGGCGCCATGCTCAGCCATGGCAACATAGTTGCCAACGTATTGCAGGCCAACGGTGCTTATGCCCCTTTGCTCAACGACGGCAAGGAGTTTGTGGTAACCGCCTTGCCGCTTTACCATATTTTCGCCTTAACGGTGAACTGTTTGTTGTTCCTGCATAAGGGCGCCAACAATTTGCTGATCACCAATCCCAGGGATATTCCGGGATTTGTGGCCGAACTCAAGAAAACACCTTTCACGGCTCTCACTGGGGTGAACACCCTGTTCAACGCCCTGGTCAACAGCGAAGAGTTTGCCGCTCTGGACTTCTCCCGCCTCAAACTCTCTATTGGTGGCGGTATGGCGGTGCAGCGCGCCGTGGCCGACAAGTGGCAGAACATCACCAAGACTCGCTTGCTCGAAGGCTATGGCCTGACCGAAGCTTCACCTCTGGTAGCTTGCTGCCCTTACGATCTGGCCGGTTACAACGGCTCTATCGGCTTACCTGCACCTTCGACGCAAATTCAAGTGCGGGGTGATGACGGTCAGGTATTGCCTCAGGGTGAGACGGGCGAACTTTTTGCCAAGGGGCCTCAGGTGATGATGGGCTACTGGCAACGTCCGGAAGAAACCGCCAAAGTGATCGACAAAGACGGTTGGCTGGCCACAGGCGATATCGGCTATATGGATGAAAAAGGCTTTTTCTATATTGTCGATCGCAAGAAGGATATGATCCTGGTTTCCGGCTTCAACGTCTTCCCCAATGAAGTGGAAGAGGTGGTGGCCTTGCATCCCAAGGTGGTTGAAGTGGCCGCTGTGGGCGTGCCGCATGAGGTCAGTGGTGAACTGGTGAAGATTTTTGTGGTGGCAAAAGACAAATCTTTGACCGAGAAGGAGCTTATCAAGCACTGTCGCCATCATTTAACAGGATATAAGGTGCCGAAGCTGGTAGAATTCAGGGACGAATTGCCGAAAACCAACGTAGGAAAGATCCTGCGCAGAGAACTCAGAGATGAGGCCAAATCTGCATAA
- the rnd gene encoding ribonuclease D has product MQDYLYVKDDATLAQLVEQYREAKLLVLDTEFVRTRTYYACLGLIQAYDGKTLALIDPLAISDLSGFWALLTDEKITKLLHSCSEDLEVFARQGQCQPKPLFDSQLAAAIAGMGHGLGYAKLVHECLGVELDKGESRTDWLKRPLSEAQLSYAANDVYYLYQLYPQLQQKLEQQGRLEWALEESQRMTEGRLDAPDEDTAYLRVKNAFQLSTPQLAVLKVLAAWRLRKALAKDMALGFVMKDHALIGLAKRQPRGINDVLSMKELTDHEKRLYAKDVLKVMAKADMSNLPEPLDVLALKPGYKSAFKSIKQCLTEIAESESVPMELLGSKRHIHEYLEWVWDGKQGPTPLVLLGWRGQLVADKLAKLAL; this is encoded by the coding sequence TTGCAAGATTACCTGTATGTAAAAGATGACGCCACTCTGGCGCAGCTGGTGGAGCAGTATCGCGAGGCTAAATTGCTGGTACTGGATACCGAATTTGTACGCACCCGCACTTACTATGCTTGTTTAGGGCTCATTCAGGCCTATGACGGCAAGACCCTGGCTCTGATAGATCCCTTGGCCATCTCGGATCTGTCGGGCTTTTGGGCCTTGCTGACCGATGAGAAGATCACCAAGTTGTTGCATTCCTGCAGTGAAGACTTGGAAGTGTTTGCTCGCCAAGGCCAGTGTCAGCCCAAGCCTTTGTTTGACAGTCAACTGGCGGCAGCCATTGCCGGCATGGGCCATGGCTTGGGTTATGCCAAGCTGGTGCATGAGTGCCTGGGAGTGGAGCTCGACAAGGGCGAGTCCCGCACCGACTGGTTGAAACGACCGTTATCAGAGGCGCAGCTCAGTTATGCCGCCAATGACGTTTACTATTTATACCAACTCTATCCTCAGCTGCAGCAGAAACTGGAGCAGCAGGGCAGGCTCGAGTGGGCATTGGAAGAAAGCCAGCGCATGACAGAAGGGCGTCTGGACGCGCCGGATGAAGACACAGCCTATCTTAGGGTCAAGAACGCCTTTCAGTTGAGTACACCACAATTGGCTGTGCTCAAGGTGCTGGCGGCCTGGCGTTTGCGTAAAGCGTTGGCAAAGGACATGGCGCTGGGTTTTGTCATGAAAGATCATGCCCTTATCGGCTTGGCTAAGCGTCAGCCAAGAGGGATCAATGATGTGCTTTCCATGAAAGAGCTGACGGATCATGAAAAGCGTCTTTACGCCAAAGATGTGCTCAAGGTTATGGCAAAGGCGGATATGAGCAATCTGCCGGAGCCCTTGGATGTGTTGGCTCTCAAGCCGGGATATAAGAGCGCCTTCAAGAGTATTAAGCAGTGCTTGACCGAGATTGCTGAATCCGAAAGTGTGCCTATGGAGTTGCTTGGATCCAAGCGTCATATTCACGAATATCTTGAGTGGGTATGGGACGGCAAACAGGGACCCACGCCCTTGGTGTTGCTGGGCTGGCGTGGCCAACTGGTGGCTGACAAATTGGCCAAGCTGGCACTCTGA
- the hemB gene encoding porphobilinogen synthase, which produces MSDSHCRHGSFTKPLRRLRRLRSSEAMRDLVREQQVSLTDLVHPLFIEEGITEPVAISTLPGISRLPESMLAAEIRELKALGIRYVMPFGISHHKDAIGSDTWNDDGLLARMIRTIKQEAPEMLVIPDICFCEYTDHGHCGVVEHNEVCNDATVENLVKQSVCAARAGADMLAPSAMMDGQIRAIREGLDAAGFENVAILAHSAKFASSFYGPFRAAVDCELSGNRKGYQLDSANGRQALLEALLDEEEGADILMVKPGTPYLDVLSQLRERTELPLAAYHVGGEYAGIKFAALAGALDERAVVTESFVGFKRAGASLIVSYYTKQFASWLAADRD; this is translated from the coding sequence ATGTCAGACAGTCATTGCCGTCACGGCAGCTTCACCAAACCTCTTCGTCGCCTTCGCCGTCTTCGCAGCTCAGAAGCCATGCGGGATCTGGTTCGCGAGCAGCAAGTTTCCCTGACAGATCTGGTACACCCACTTTTCATCGAAGAAGGCATTACTGAGCCTGTGGCCATCAGCACCCTTCCCGGGATCAGCCGATTGCCCGAGAGCATGCTGGCAGCTGAGATCCGTGAGCTGAAGGCCCTCGGGATCCGCTATGTGATGCCCTTTGGTATTTCACACCATAAAGATGCCATCGGCAGCGATACCTGGAACGATGACGGCCTGTTGGCACGGATGATCCGCACCATCAAGCAGGAAGCGCCCGAGATGCTGGTGATCCCGGATATCTGTTTCTGCGAGTACACAGATCACGGCCACTGTGGTGTGGTTGAGCACAATGAAGTTTGTAATGACGCGACTGTGGAAAACCTGGTCAAGCAGTCTGTCTGCGCTGCCCGCGCCGGTGCCGACATGCTGGCCCCTTCGGCCATGATGGACGGCCAAATTCGGGCGATACGCGAGGGCCTGGATGCGGCCGGTTTTGAAAATGTTGCCATTTTGGCCCACTCGGCCAAGTTTGCCTCCTCTTTCTACGGTCCATTCCGGGCGGCGGTAGATTGTGAACTCAGCGGCAATCGTAAAGGTTATCAACTGGATAGCGCCAATGGCCGGCAAGCGCTGTTAGAGGCCCTGCTCGATGAAGAGGAAGGTGCCGATATTCTGATGGTTAAACCAGGTACGCCTTATCTGGATGTGTTGTCACAATTGAGAGAGCGTACCGAGTTGCCTTTGGCGGCTTATCATGTGGGCGGTGAATATGCCGGGATCAAGTTCGCGGCTCTGGCCGGCGCTCTGGACGAAAGAGCCGTGGTTACCGAAAGCTTTGTCGGCTTCAAACGCGCCGGTGCCAGCTTGATTGTCAGCTACTACACCAAGCAATTTGCTTCCTGGCTGGCCGCAGATCGCGACTAA
- a CDS encoding class I SAM-dependent methyltransferase has translation MEYKQFNRKLATPLGKALLVAGMLLGSGAVQAGEPALLEAVNSDFRREANVERDQYRHPEQTLAFFGITAEQTVIELWPGGGWYTEILAPMLADKGQYIAAGFNTAPQEDNPGSRYRAKAGKRYLEWLQAHPKELGKIELVVLDPPAQVKLGEDASADAVLTFRNLHNWASQGQLQTVFQAAFNVLKDGGVFGVVEHRGKAGNGPDSGYMMQDEMIALAEKVGFTLEASSEINANARDSKDYPKGVWTLPPTLRLGEQDRDTYLKIGESDRMTLKFIKKAN, from the coding sequence ATGGAATACAAGCAATTTAATCGCAAGCTGGCAACGCCGCTTGGCAAGGCTTTGCTGGTGGCTGGCATGCTGCTTGGCAGCGGTGCGGTGCAGGCCGGCGAACCGGCTTTGCTGGAGGCGGTTAACAGTGACTTCCGCCGGGAAGCCAATGTCGAGCGCGACCAATATCGTCATCCAGAGCAGACACTGGCTTTTTTCGGGATCACTGCGGAGCAAACCGTGATTGAGCTCTGGCCAGGCGGCGGCTGGTACACAGAAATCCTGGCGCCTATGTTGGCGGACAAGGGGCAGTATATTGCCGCCGGTTTTAACACAGCGCCGCAAGAAGACAACCCGGGCAGCCGTTATCGGGCCAAAGCGGGCAAGCGTTATCTAGAATGGCTGCAAGCCCATCCCAAAGAGCTTGGCAAAATCGAACTGGTGGTTTTGGATCCTCCCGCACAGGTTAAACTGGGAGAAGATGCCAGCGCCGATGCTGTACTCACTTTCAGAAACCTGCATAACTGGGCCAGTCAGGGGCAACTGCAAACCGTGTTTCAGGCTGCCTTTAATGTGCTTAAAGATGGCGGCGTCTTTGGTGTGGTTGAGCACAGGGGCAAAGCCGGTAACGGCCCTGACAGCGGCTACATGATGCAGGATGAGATGATAGCACTGGCAGAAAAGGTCGGCTTCACCTTGGAAGCCAGCAGTGAGATCAACGCCAATGCCAGGGACAGTAAGGATTACCCCAAAGGCGTCTGGACCTTGCCGCCAACATTGCGACTGGGTGAGCAGGACAGGGACACTTATCTCAAGATAGGAGAAAGTGACCGTATGACACTCAAATTTATCAAAAAAGCGAACTGA